The Sulfurovum sp. TSL1 genomic sequence TGGCAGAGAACAATCCAAATAAACAGATGCGTCTGGTGAAAAACCCGAATTTTCATGATGAGGTGTATCCCGGATCAGACCATGAGGATGCAGGGAAGAAATTACCGTTTATAGATGAAATCATTTATGCCCTGGAAAAAGAGAGCATCCCTTTATGGAACAAGTTTTTACAGGGCTATTATGATGCATCAGGCATCAGCTCGGAAGCCTTTGACCAAGCGGTACAGATATCTTCATCGGGTACGATGGGGCTCAGTGAAGAGATGCAGAAAAAAGGTATATCGCTGATCGGATCTGTAGAACCTTCCATTTACTACATGGCATTTAATATGGTAGACCCCGTTGTCGGCGGATATACAGAGTCAGCCAGAAAATTAAGGCAGGCGATCAGTATTGCTATCGATCAGGAAGAGTATATCTCCATCTTTATGAATGAAAGAGGTATCGCAGCACAAAGTGTGATACCTCCTGGTATTTTTGGATATGAAGAGGGAGAAGAAGGTACCAATAGTGTGGTCTATGACTGGGTTGACGGCAAGAGAGTACGCAAGTCATTGGCGTTTGCCAAGCAACTTTTGGCAGAAGCGGGATACCCAAACGGTGTTTCAAACAAAACAGGAAAGCCTTTAAAACTTCACTATGATGCCACTGCCACGGGTCCTGATGACAGAGCTTTGATGGATTGGTATCGTAAACAGTTTGATGCTCTGGGTATACAGCTTGTGATACGTGCGACTGACTATAACCGCTTCCAGGATAAAGTACGTAAAGGGAAGACACAACTTTTTTCATGGGGTTGGAATGCAGATTATCCGGATCCGGAAAATTTCCTCTTTTTGCTTTATGGGGGAAATGCCTCTATCGATACCAATGGTGTGGGGATCAACTCTTCAAATTATAAAAATCCTGTGTTTGACAAACTCTTTGAAAAAATGAAAACGATGAAGAATACGCCCGAGAGAATGGAGATCATACGGAAAATGGTAAAAATATCCAGAGAGGATGCACCTTGGGTATGGGGTATTCACCCTAAATCTTTGGCCTTGTCGCATGCATGGTACCGTAATGTGGTCCCCAATGCCATGGCAAACAATACACTGAAGTATAAACGTATTGATGCTGCTTTGCGGGTAGAAAAACAAAAAAAGTGGAATCAGCCTGTCGTCATGCCATTGATCATCTTGGCCTTGTTTCTGTTGATCATGGTATTTTCACTTCGTCGTATTTATAGAAATAGACAAAACAGGGTGATCTTTCAAGAGGAGGGTCTATGTTAGCCTATATCATTAGACGTATACTGTATGCGATACCTATACTGATAGGGGTCAACCTGATTACCTTTATGCTGTTCTTTATGGTCAACAGCCCAGACGATATGGCAAGAGCACAGTTGGGTGCGAAGCAGGTCACGCCTGAACTCATACGGTCATGGAAAGAGGCGAGAGGCTATGACAAACCTCTGTTTGTCAATACCAAAGCCCAAGGGTTTGCTCAGGTATCAGATACCCTTTTTGTACAAGAGTCACTCAAACTTTTCACCTTTGATTTTGGCTTTTCAGACAGCAAACGTGATATAGGATCCGATATCAAAGAGCGTATGATCCCCAGTCTCTCTATTGCTTTGCCTACCTTTGTGATCGCACTGATCACTAACATTAGTCTGGCATTGCTTTTGGTACTTTTTAGAGGTTCCATGTTGGATACAGGCATGATGATCATCGCAGTGATGATCATGTCGGTCTCCGGGCTCTTTTATATCATTGCAGGGCAGGTCCTTTTTTCCAAGATCTGGCACTGGGTACCTATATCGGGCTATGAGAGCGGATGGGACGGCATCAAGTTCATTCTCTTGCCTGTGATGATAGGGGTGTTCTCGGGTATAGGGTCAGGCGTACGTTGGTACAGAAGTATCTTTTTGGAACAGGTCAACCAGGATTATGTGCGTACCGCAAGGGCCAAAGGACTCTCTGAAATTAAAGTATTGTTTGGACATGTATTGCGTAACGGAATGCTTCCTATTTTGACAGGAGTGGTGGTCATCATTCCTTCACTGTTTATGGGAAGTCTTATTATGGAATCCTTTTTTGGTATTCCCGGACTTGGTTCCTACACGATAGATGCGATCAATTCGCAAGATTTTGCTATCGTCAAAGCGATGGTCTTTTTAGGTTCGGTCCTTTATATCCTGGGATTGATCTTGACAGATATCTCTTATACACTTTTTGATCCGCGGGTGCAGCTCTCATGAAACTGGTATTACTTTGGACAGATATGCTGGTATGGTCATTGGTCATAGTACTTTTGTTGTGGTCATGGGTGATCTCGCGTTCTCCTCAAATAAAGAAACAATGGCATACGATCTTTAGATCAAGTATTGCGATGGCTTCTTCAACGGTACTTTTGTTTTATCTATTGTTTACTTTGCTGGACTCTATCCATTTGCGTTTGGCACTTCCTCTTGAACTACAAAAGAGTCAGGAGGTAGTGTATGAGTCTGAAATGGTCTCCCTTCTCGATCTACTCTTTGAACATACGATTCAACATACAGAGCGTACCTACTCTGCGCCTTTTGCAACGGTGGAGTATACCAGTTCCATTCTGGTAGATGAAAATGGAGTGACCAAACAGGTTCACCTGCCTTTAAAACATGTGTCTACGGAAGATAATTTTGTGAAAGAATCCGTGATCGCATTGGGTGTAGGGCTGATAGTAAGTCTGTCACTGGTGCTGTTGCATATCTGGTGGAGAGAACGATCAAGGTTTATGCTTGCATGCAAAGAGACGTGGCGGGGAGAAAGTGCATTGCCATGGCGTTCGGCTTATGTGACATTCATGGGTTTGGTGATGGCATTTACCTGGCTTTATATGCTTAGCGACTCGTATCATGTATTGGGCACAGATAAAGTGGGCGGGGATGTACTGTATCAAAGTTTCAAGAGCATTCGTACCGGGGTCCTCATAGGGATACTCACCACACTGATCATGTTGCCTGTAGCGGTAATCCTGGGTGTCAGTGCGGGGTTGTTCGGCGGCTGGGTAGATGATGTGATCCAGTACCTCTATACCACGCTCTCTTCGATCCCGGGTGTACTACTGATCGCAGCGGGAGTACTCTCTATGCAGGTGATGATGGGTAACCATCCCACATGGTTCGAGACCACCCTGGAACGTTCTGATCTGCGTTTGTTATTTCTTATTTTGATCCTTGGGATCACTTCATGGACAGGTTTATGCAGACTGTTGAGAGCGGAGACGCTTAAGCTCTCTCAAATGGAGTTTGTCACCGCTGCAAAAGCATTCGGTGTGAGCAAGTTGACTATTATCCGCCGTCACATTGTGCCAAATCTGATGCATATCATTCTTATTTCTGTGGTGTTGGACTTTTCTGGCCTGGTACTTGCAGAAGCGGTACTCTCCTATGTAGGCGTAGGGGTCGACCCAACGATGCACTCATGGGGAAATATGATCAATCAGGCGCGACTGGAGATGGCGAGAGAACCCATGGTGTGGTGGTCGCTCTTTTCAGCATTTGTATTCATGTTTATTTTGGTGTTGGCCGCCAATTTATTTTCTGACCGTATTCAAACGGTACTGGACCCTAGGAATAAAGTATGAGCAGTATCCTAACCATTAAAGATCTTTCGTTGAGTGTGGGAAGCGAAATAGT encodes the following:
- a CDS encoding ABC transporter permease translates to MKLVLLWTDMLVWSLVIVLLLWSWVISRSPQIKKQWHTIFRSSIAMASSTVLLFYLLFTLLDSIHLRLALPLELQKSQEVVYESEMVSLLDLLFEHTIQHTERTYSAPFATVEYTSSILVDENGVTKQVHLPLKHVSTEDNFVKESVIALGVGLIVSLSLVLLHIWWRERSRFMLACKETWRGESALPWRSAYVTFMGLVMAFTWLYMLSDSYHVLGTDKVGGDVLYQSFKSIRTGVLIGILTTLIMLPVAVILGVSAGLFGGWVDDVIQYLYTTLSSIPGVLLIAAGVLSMQVMMGNHPTWFETTLERSDLRLLFLILILGITSWTGLCRLLRAETLKLSQMEFVTAAKAFGVSKLTIIRRHIVPNLMHIILISVVLDFSGLVLAEAVLSYVGVGVDPTMHSWGNMINQARLEMAREPMVWWSLFSAFVFMFILVLAANLFSDRIQTVLDPRNKV
- a CDS encoding ABC transporter substrate-binding protein, with protein sequence MQIVIIKIFLWMMIVSSLHADVWNNPHSKEKSASNTLFTSFSISPKRLDPVVSYNANEWAFIGQIYEPPLQYNYLQRPYTLEPLTLIQMPTIRYLNKERQEVDENDKRVVFSEYRLDLRKDIMYQNHPAFAKDEKGHLLYAALSKEELEKIETLDDFPKQDTRRLLAEDYAYAIKRMGVRQNHSPILDTMQTYIVGLKSYSHAITKIAREKKAKGEVLDLRAYDLPGVKVLDEYTLVIEIEGKYPQFLYWLTMNFFAPIPWEADLFYQQQGLVAKNLTLNWYPVGTGAYYLAENNPNKQMRLVKNPNFHDEVYPGSDHEDAGKKLPFIDEIIYALEKESIPLWNKFLQGYYDASGISSEAFDQAVQISSSGTMGLSEEMQKKGISLIGSVEPSIYYMAFNMVDPVVGGYTESARKLRQAISIAIDQEEYISIFMNERGIAAQSVIPPGIFGYEEGEEGTNSVVYDWVDGKRVRKSLAFAKQLLAEAGYPNGVSNKTGKPLKLHYDATATGPDDRALMDWYRKQFDALGIQLVIRATDYNRFQDKVRKGKTQLFSWGWNADYPDPENFLFLLYGGNASIDTNGVGINSSNYKNPVFDKLFEKMKTMKNTPERMEIIRKMVKISREDAPWVWGIHPKSLALSHAWYRNVVPNAMANNTLKYKRIDAALRVEKQKKWNQPVVMPLIILALFLLIMVFSLRRIYRNRQNRVIFQEEGLC
- a CDS encoding ABC transporter permease, with translation MLAYIIRRILYAIPILIGVNLITFMLFFMVNSPDDMARAQLGAKQVTPELIRSWKEARGYDKPLFVNTKAQGFAQVSDTLFVQESLKLFTFDFGFSDSKRDIGSDIKERMIPSLSIALPTFVIALITNISLALLLVLFRGSMLDTGMMIIAVMIMSVSGLFYIIAGQVLFSKIWHWVPISGYESGWDGIKFILLPVMIGVFSGIGSGVRWYRSIFLEQVNQDYVRTARAKGLSEIKVLFGHVLRNGMLPILTGVVVIIPSLFMGSLIMESFFGIPGLGSYTIDAINSQDFAIVKAMVFLGSVLYILGLILTDISYTLFDPRVQLS